A genome region from Dickeya chrysanthemi NCPPB 402 includes the following:
- the sbmA gene encoding peptide antibiotic transporter SbmA, with protein MFKSFFPNPKLFFSSALIWSLVAVFLWYGWGRPLGDSLLHTSEPLPQGAIRFLSPAFLWFYGYYLLCVSLFAGAWALLNPHPWQRWSILGTSLIIFVTYFSVEVGVAVNDWYVPFYDLIQKALGAPNATTIQAFYQQLLIFLGIALTAVTVGVLNMFFVSHYVFRWRTAMNDYYTSHWQALRHIEGAAQRIQEDTMRFASTVESLGVDLVKSLMTLIAFLPVLVSLSSHVKSLPLIGEIPYGLVIAAIIWSLAGTGLLALVGIKLPGLEFNNQRVEAAYRKELVYGEDAADRATPPTVKQLFGNVRKNYFRLYFHYTYFNIARVLYLQTDNVFGIIMLLPSIVAGSLTLGLMTQITNVFDQVRGSFQYLINSWTTIVELMSIYKRLRSFEATIQDVPFSLDTVDTAPDA; from the coding sequence ATGTTCAAATCGTTTTTTCCTAACCCTAAACTGTTTTTCTCCTCCGCGTTGATCTGGTCGCTGGTGGCGGTGTTCCTCTGGTATGGCTGGGGGCGTCCGCTGGGCGATAGCCTGCTGCACACCAGTGAACCGTTGCCGCAAGGCGCGATACGCTTCCTGTCGCCCGCTTTTTTGTGGTTCTACGGCTACTATCTGCTGTGCGTGAGCCTCTTCGCCGGCGCCTGGGCATTACTCAACCCACACCCCTGGCAACGCTGGTCGATTCTCGGTACCTCGCTGATTATTTTTGTCACCTACTTCTCGGTCGAGGTCGGCGTGGCGGTCAACGACTGGTACGTCCCGTTTTACGATTTGATCCAGAAAGCGCTCGGCGCGCCTAATGCCACAACGATTCAGGCGTTTTACCAGCAGTTGCTGATTTTCCTCGGTATCGCGCTCACCGCGGTCACCGTCGGCGTGCTGAATATGTTTTTCGTCAGCCATTACGTTTTCCGCTGGCGTACCGCCATGAACGATTACTACACCTCGCACTGGCAAGCGTTGCGCCACATTGAGGGGGCGGCACAGCGTATTCAGGAAGATACCATGCGCTTTGCATCCACAGTGGAGAGCCTGGGGGTTGACCTGGTGAAATCGCTGATGACGTTGATCGCGTTTTTGCCGGTGCTGGTGAGCCTGTCGTCGCACGTCAAATCGCTGCCGCTGATCGGCGAAATTCCTTACGGTCTGGTGATTGCCGCTATCATCTGGTCGCTGGCGGGAACCGGTTTGCTGGCACTGGTCGGCATTAAGTTGCCGGGGCTGGAGTTCAACAACCAGCGGGTCGAGGCGGCTTACCGTAAAGAACTGGTCTACGGCGAGGATGCCGCCGACCGCGCCACGCCGCCGACGGTAAAACAGCTCTTCGGTAATGTGCGGAAAAACTATTTTCGCCTCTACTTTCACTACACCTACTTCAATATCGCCCGGGTGCTTTATCTGCAAACCGACAATGTGTTCGGCATCATCATGTTGTTGCCGTCGATTGTAGCCGGTAGCCTGACGCTCGGTTTGATGACTCAGATTACCAACGTGTTTGATCAGGTACGCGGCTCGTTCCAGTACCTGATCAACTCCTGGACCACCATCGTGGAGCTGATGTCGATTTATAAACGTTTACGCAGTTTCGAAGCGACCATTCAGGATGTGCCGTTCTCCCTTGACACGGTGGATACCGCCCCCGACGCCTGA
- a CDS encoding methyl-accepting chemotaxis protein, which yields MNTILHTYNNLKVGSKLAIGFGLILIMSAFIMLSGVNGFRNVDAYVNKSIISNNINNNLNDARRARLNFQYTHDYNAINTVGDLMKKVGQSLNQAGQLTWSPEAQKLLDQLNDAYKTYLPGRDALIKASQQRDAVAQKFNQDTSAGVIATLRTQFGNSSLTPELTLEFARLLEQLSDIRDLTHQLLLQPSEQIESTLRKTIGNAQVVFNQALPKFSAEQQEWLNQSWRFFSAYNGYLADYMAAFRDENIATKTMTGAATILDNASNDLYNSQLALVSTTTAHSQWQLLITGLVIIAIGILMAWCITLLITRPLHQSLSLAEQIAQGDLTSSIEVNRRDELGQLMVAMNQMNHKLRETIGTIREGVSNVALAASEIAAGNTDLSSRTEQQSAAVVETAASMEQLTSTVKQNADNAHHASQLAADASANATRGGEIVTNVVSTMNEIAVSSRRISEITSVINGIAFQTNILALNAAVEAARAGEQGRGFAVVAGEVRNLAQRSAQAAKEIETLIGESVTRVNTGSTLVEDAGKTMDEIIRSISHVHDIMDEIASASDEQSRGINQISTAVTEMDATTQQNAALVEESSAAANSLEEQAQMLEQAVSVFRLGNDNVAPQVKPRAAIGTKKPLMLNKSTLRVSSAAAKKAPTGNTKNARDDWESF from the coding sequence ATGAATACTATTCTGCATACCTATAACAATCTGAAGGTTGGTAGTAAATTGGCGATAGGGTTCGGACTGATTTTAATCATGTCCGCCTTTATCATGCTCTCGGGTGTTAATGGTTTTCGTAATGTTGACGCTTATGTCAATAAATCCATTATCAGCAACAACATTAATAATAATCTGAACGATGCCCGACGTGCCCGCCTTAATTTTCAGTATACTCACGACTACAACGCGATTAATACCGTCGGCGACCTGATGAAAAAAGTAGGTCAGTCGTTGAATCAGGCCGGTCAGCTCACCTGGAGTCCCGAGGCACAGAAATTACTGGATCAGCTCAATGACGCCTATAAAACTTATCTTCCCGGGCGTGACGCGTTGATCAAAGCCAGCCAGCAGCGCGATGCCGTGGCGCAAAAATTCAATCAGGATACCAGCGCCGGCGTCATTGCCACGTTGCGTACCCAGTTCGGCAACAGTTCGTTGACGCCGGAATTAACGCTGGAATTTGCCAGGCTGCTTGAACAACTGTCTGACATCCGTGACCTGACGCATCAGTTGCTGCTGCAACCCTCTGAACAAATCGAATCCACTCTGCGCAAAACCATTGGCAACGCTCAGGTCGTATTCAATCAAGCGCTGCCTAAATTCAGCGCGGAACAACAAGAGTGGTTGAATCAAAGCTGGCGTTTCTTTTCTGCCTATAACGGCTACCTTGCCGATTACATGGCTGCTTTCCGGGATGAAAATATTGCGACCAAAACCATGACCGGTGCGGCAACCATTCTGGATAACGCTTCCAATGATTTATACAACAGCCAGTTGGCGCTGGTCAGCACCACGACAGCCCACTCACAGTGGCAATTACTGATTACCGGTCTGGTGATCATCGCGATCGGGATACTGATGGCGTGGTGTATTACGTTGTTGATTACTCGCCCTCTGCACCAGAGCCTGTCGCTGGCGGAGCAAATTGCTCAGGGTGACCTGACCTCTTCCATCGAAGTCAACCGCCGCGATGAGCTGGGCCAGTTGATGGTGGCGATGAATCAGATGAACCATAAACTGCGTGAGACGATCGGCACCATTCGTGAGGGTGTCAGCAATGTAGCGCTAGCCGCATCGGAAATCGCCGCCGGCAACACCGATCTCTCCTCCCGCACCGAGCAGCAGTCAGCCGCGGTGGTGGAAACCGCCGCCAGCATGGAGCAGTTAACCTCCACGGTGAAACAGAACGCCGACAACGCCCATCACGCCTCGCAACTGGCTGCCGATGCCTCGGCTAACGCCACTCGCGGCGGTGAGATTGTCACCAATGTCGTCAGCACCATGAACGAGATCGCCGTCAGTTCCCGACGCATCTCTGAAATCACCTCCGTCATCAATGGCATCGCGTTCCAGACCAACATTCTGGCGCTGAACGCAGCGGTAGAAGCAGCACGCGCCGGTGAGCAGGGCCGCGGCTTTGCGGTGGTGGCAGGCGAAGTCCGTAATTTGGCCCAGCGCAGCGCCCAGGCCGCCAAAGAGATTGAAACGTTGATCGGTGAATCCGTCACCCGTGTGAACACCGGTTCTACACTGGTGGAAGATGCCGGTAAAACGATGGATGAAATCATCCGCTCTATCTCTCATGTGCATGACATCATGGATGAAATCGCCTCCGCTTCCGATGAACAGAGCCGCGGCATCAACCAGATTTCCACCGCCGTCACCGAAATGGACGCCACCACCCAGCAGAACGCCGCGCTGGTGGAAGAATCGTCTGCCGCCGCTAACTCGCTGGAAGAACAGGCACAAATGCTGGAACAAGCGGTATCGGTATTCCGTCTGGGTAATGACAACGTAGCGCCGCAGGTAAAACCACGCGCCGCCATCGGCACGAAAAAGCCGTTGATGCTGAATAAATCTACGCTCAGGGTATCTTCTGCCGCCGCGAAAAAAGCGCCGACCGGCAATACCAAAAATGCCAGGGATGACTGGGAGTCGTTCTAA
- a CDS encoding ABC transporter permease translates to MRQQGSQLLRVWNGFFNFYGAAMLLFLIVPVLVIVPLSFNAGSFLSYPLAGFSLRWYREFFHSSEWLSALGNSLLIAPLATVLATVLGVLASVGLVRGEFRGKSLVMAVLISPMIAPVVIVAVGMFFFFAKLSLLNSYIGLVLAHAVLGVPFVVITVTAVLKNYDQNLTRAAASLGAPPMLAFRRVTLPLIAPGVFSGALFAFATSFDEVIVTLFLASPRQRTLPLQMFAGIRENLDPTIAAAATMMVAAALVLLIVMEVLRRRSEKLRGGR, encoded by the coding sequence ATGAGACAGCAGGGATCGCAACTGCTGCGGGTGTGGAATGGCTTCTTCAATTTTTATGGCGCGGCGATGTTGCTGTTTCTGATAGTGCCGGTGTTGGTGATTGTGCCGTTGTCGTTCAATGCCGGGTCATTTCTCAGCTACCCGCTGGCCGGTTTTTCCCTGCGCTGGTATCGGGAGTTTTTCCATTCCAGCGAGTGGCTGAGTGCACTCGGCAATAGCTTGCTGATTGCACCGCTGGCGACGGTACTGGCGACCGTACTGGGCGTGCTGGCTTCCGTCGGGCTGGTGCGCGGTGAGTTTCGCGGCAAATCGCTGGTAATGGCGGTGCTGATTTCGCCGATGATCGCGCCGGTGGTGATTGTCGCGGTCGGGATGTTCTTCTTTTTCGCCAAACTGTCGTTGCTAAACAGCTATATCGGGCTGGTACTGGCACATGCGGTGTTGGGGGTACCGTTTGTGGTGATCACCGTCACCGCCGTACTGAAAAACTACGATCAGAACCTGACCCGCGCCGCCGCCAGTCTGGGGGCGCCGCCGATGCTGGCATTCCGTCGGGTGACGCTACCGTTGATTGCCCCCGGCGTATTCTCCGGCGCGTTGTTTGCCTTCGCCACCTCGTTTGACGAGGTGATTGTCACGTTGTTTCTCGCCAGCCCGCGCCAGCGCACGCTGCCGCTACAGATGTTCGCCGGGATCCGCGAAAACCTCGATCCGACCATCGCCGCTGCGGCGACCATGATGGTGGCTGCCGCGCTGGTGTTGTTGATTGTGATGGAAGTGTTGCGTCGCCGTTCAGAAAAACTACGCGGCGGGCGTTGA
- a CDS encoding ABC transporter permease, which produces MSQSEMLKAEPPSGDEENRNSLKQQLRQAQARYKKRSLLLIAPLFLFILVSFLFPILSILGKSVSNPDLRVSMPNTIEAMRQWSGKDVPDETVFRALVSDLRNARNTGQVAAITKRLGYEEGQYRTLITRTLRKLPSDEQPGLREQLIAEQPLWGDLTTWKTLDRASRPFTGYYLLAVFDHKVDPQTDQVVAQPADQALYVDVLIRTLLMAGVVTLLCVGLGYPLAYWLAKQPDNRANLLMILVLLPFWTSLIVRTASWIVLLQSGGLINRSLIGMGIIDEPLVLVFNRIGVYISMTHILLPFFVLPLYAVMKGISPNYVRAAISLGAHPFLAFWRVYVPQTYAGVTAGALLVFMMAIGYYITPALLGGPGDQMLSYFVAFFTNTTMNWGMAAALGTQLLVIVVLLYVVYIRVTRTDAEAAAR; this is translated from the coding sequence ATGTCCCAGAGCGAGATGTTGAAGGCTGAACCGCCGAGTGGCGACGAGGAAAACCGCAACAGTCTGAAACAGCAGTTGCGGCAGGCGCAGGCCCGCTATAAGAAACGGTCGCTGTTGCTGATAGCCCCGTTATTCCTGTTCATTCTGGTCAGTTTTCTGTTCCCGATACTGTCGATTCTGGGCAAAAGCGTGTCCAACCCGGACTTGCGCGTCAGCATGCCGAATACGATTGAGGCGATGCGGCAATGGTCCGGTAAAGATGTGCCTGATGAGACGGTGTTTCGGGCGCTGGTGAGCGATTTGCGTAATGCCCGCAATACCGGGCAGGTCGCCGCGATTACCAAACGGCTGGGGTATGAGGAGGGTCAATACCGCACGTTGATCACCCGCACACTGCGCAAACTGCCGTCAGATGAACAGCCGGGGCTACGTGAACAACTGATCGCCGAGCAGCCGCTGTGGGGGGATCTGACGACCTGGAAAACCCTCGATCGTGCATCACGGCCGTTTACCGGCTATTACCTGCTGGCGGTGTTTGACCACAAGGTCGACCCACAAACCGACCAGGTGGTGGCGCAACCGGCGGACCAGGCGCTGTATGTCGATGTATTAATACGCACATTGCTGATGGCGGGGGTGGTGACGTTACTGTGCGTGGGATTGGGCTATCCGCTGGCTTACTGGCTGGCGAAACAGCCGGATAATCGCGCCAATTTGTTGATGATTCTGGTGTTGTTGCCGTTCTGGACATCGTTGATTGTGCGTACCGCCAGTTGGATCGTGTTGTTGCAATCCGGCGGGTTGATCAACCGCTCGCTGATAGGAATGGGCATCATTGATGAGCCGCTGGTGCTGGTGTTTAACCGTATCGGCGTCTACATCTCCATGACGCACATCCTGCTGCCGTTCTTTGTGCTGCCGCTGTACGCGGTGATGAAAGGTATTTCGCCTAACTATGTGCGGGCGGCGATTTCGCTGGGCGCGCATCCGTTTCTGGCGTTCTGGCGGGTGTATGTGCCGCAAACCTACGCCGGGGTGACCGCCGGCGCGTTGCTAGTGTTCATGATGGCGATTGGCTACTACATTACGCCGGCGTTGTTGGGCGGGCCGGGCGACCAGATGCTCAGTTATTTTGTGGCGTTCTTTACCAACACCACCATGAACTGGGGGATGGCAGCGGCGCTGGGTACTCAATTGCTGGTGATCGTCGTCCTGCTGTATGTGGTGTATATCCGTGTCACCCGCACCGACGCCGAAGCAGCGGCGCGTTGA
- a CDS encoding ABC transporter substrate-binding protein gives MLKKFALSALLVAMASQSWAENLTVISFGGTNKDAQDKAFYKPFQAAGKGVIEAGEYNGEMARIRAMVQTGQVGWDVVEVEGPELLRGCNEGLFEPLDWQKLGNPADFVKGSVSECGAGIFVWSTVLTYNANKLQQAPKSWADFWDVKNFPGKRALRKSAKFTLEIALLADGVKREEVYNVLATPAGVDRAFKKLDQIKSNIQWWESGAQPLQWLVAGDVVMTSAYNGRVAVAQKEKPGINIVWKDGLYDLDSWAIVKGTKHKAAAEQFIAFANQPENQKVFAENIAYGPTNSKTTALLSPAISNNLPTAPDNLAQSVQVDTEFWIDHGEELEQRFNAWAAQK, from the coding sequence ATGTTGAAAAAATTTGCATTATCCGCGCTGCTCGTTGCCATGGCTTCCCAAAGCTGGGCTGAAAACCTGACCGTGATTTCCTTTGGCGGTACGAATAAGGACGCGCAGGATAAAGCGTTTTACAAGCCGTTCCAGGCGGCGGGTAAAGGCGTTATCGAAGCTGGCGAATACAATGGTGAAATGGCTCGTATCCGCGCCATGGTGCAGACCGGGCAAGTCGGTTGGGACGTAGTGGAAGTGGAAGGCCCGGAACTGCTGCGCGGCTGTAACGAAGGGCTGTTTGAACCGCTGGACTGGCAAAAGCTGGGCAATCCGGCTGATTTCGTCAAAGGGTCCGTCTCTGAATGCGGCGCCGGGATTTTCGTCTGGTCCACCGTATTGACCTACAACGCCAACAAACTGCAACAGGCGCCCAAAAGCTGGGCCGACTTCTGGGACGTGAAAAATTTCCCCGGCAAACGTGCGTTGCGCAAGAGCGCCAAATTTACGCTGGAAATCGCCTTGCTGGCGGACGGCGTGAAACGTGAAGAGGTTTACAACGTATTGGCGACCCCGGCTGGCGTCGATCGGGCGTTCAAGAAGCTCGATCAGATCAAATCCAACATTCAGTGGTGGGAATCCGGCGCGCAGCCGTTGCAGTGGCTGGTGGCGGGCGATGTGGTGATGACCTCCGCCTACAACGGCCGTGTGGCGGTGGCGCAGAAAGAGAAACCGGGCATCAATATCGTCTGGAAAGACGGCCTGTACGATCTGGATAGCTGGGCCATTGTCAAAGGGACTAAACATAAAGCGGCGGCTGAGCAGTTCATCGCGTTCGCCAACCAGCCGGAAAATCAGAAAGTGTTCGCCGAGAACATCGCTTATGGCCCGACCAACAGCAAAACCACCGCGTTACTGAGCCCGGCTATCAGCAATAACCTGCCGACCGCGCCGGATAACCTGGCCCAGTCCGTACAGGTGGATACCGAGTTCTGGATCGACCACGGCGAGGAACTGGAACAGCGCTTCAACGCCTGGGCCGCCCAGAAGTAA
- a CDS encoding NAD-dependent succinate-semialdehyde dehydrogenase, whose translation MQLKNKTLFRQQCLIGGEWQDSRNGARLSVTNPATGAELGSIPLVTAQQTQQAIAEAEQALTAWRQRTGKERAALMQAWAQLIRANQDDLAAILTAEQGKSLAEASGEISYATSFIDWFAEEAKRVEGSVLQSPQASQRLLVIKQGIGVCAAITPWNFPAAMITRKAAPALAAGCTMIVKPAEQTPFTALALAELAQQAGIPAGVLQVVTGEAPAVGKVLCDSPVVRKLSFTGSTEVGRILMAQCAPTVKKLSLELGGNAPFIVFDDADLDLAIKGILASKFRNSGQTCVCANRIYVQRGIYPALAARLVEEVEKLKVGDGTQPGVMQGPLIDEEAVAKVELHIGDALSKGAELLTGGSRHALGGTFFTPTVVGGVTREMRFAREETFGPVAPLFPFDDEAQAVAMANDTEFGLAAYVYTRDAIRQWRVPEALEYGMVGINTGLISNEVAPFGGVKQSGLGREGSRFGIEEYLEMKYLCVDLTPSA comes from the coding sequence ATGCAACTGAAAAATAAAACGTTATTTCGCCAGCAATGTCTGATTGGCGGTGAATGGCAGGATAGCCGCAACGGGGCGCGTCTGAGCGTGACCAACCCGGCGACCGGCGCTGAGCTGGGCAGCATTCCGCTGGTGACGGCGCAGCAGACTCAGCAGGCGATTGCTGAGGCCGAGCAGGCGCTGACGGCGTGGCGTCAGCGCACCGGTAAAGAGCGTGCCGCGCTGATGCAGGCGTGGGCGCAACTGATTCGCGCCAATCAGGACGACCTGGCGGCGATTCTGACCGCCGAGCAAGGCAAATCGCTGGCGGAAGCCAGCGGTGAAATCAGCTACGCCACGTCGTTTATCGACTGGTTTGCCGAAGAGGCTAAGCGGGTGGAAGGCAGCGTGCTGCAATCACCGCAGGCCAGCCAGCGTTTGCTGGTGATCAAACAGGGCATCGGCGTGTGCGCCGCCATCACGCCGTGGAACTTCCCGGCGGCGATGATTACCCGCAAAGCGGCACCGGCGCTGGCGGCCGGCTGCACTATGATCGTCAAGCCCGCCGAACAGACGCCGTTTACTGCACTGGCGCTGGCGGAACTGGCGCAACAGGCCGGCATTCCCGCCGGTGTGTTGCAGGTGGTGACCGGCGAAGCGCCGGCGGTCGGGAAAGTGCTGTGCGACAGCCCGGTGGTACGCAAACTGAGCTTTACCGGTTCTACCGAAGTCGGCCGCATTCTGATGGCGCAATGTGCGCCGACGGTGAAAAAACTGTCGCTGGAGCTGGGGGGGAACGCGCCGTTTATCGTGTTCGACGATGCCGATCTGGACCTGGCGATCAAGGGGATTTTGGCGTCCAAGTTCCGCAACAGCGGGCAAACCTGCGTCTGTGCCAACCGTATTTACGTTCAGCGCGGTATCTACCCGGCGCTGGCGGCCCGGCTGGTGGAAGAGGTGGAAAAGCTGAAAGTGGGCGATGGCACGCAACCCGGCGTGATGCAAGGCCCGCTGATCGACGAAGAGGCGGTTGCCAAAGTCGAACTGCATATTGGCGATGCACTGTCGAAAGGGGCGGAATTGCTGACCGGCGGTTCGCGCCATGCACTCGGCGGCACGTTCTTCACGCCGACGGTGGTAGGCGGCGTAACGCGTGAGATGCGGTTTGCCCGCGAAGAGACATTCGGCCCGGTGGCGCCGTTGTTCCCGTTTGATGATGAAGCGCAAGCGGTGGCGATGGCCAACGATACCGAGTTCGGCCTGGCGGCTTATGTCTATACCCGAGACGCTATCCGCCAGTGGCGGGTGCCGGAAGCATTGGAATACGGCATGGTGGGGATCAATACCGGCCTTATTTCCAACGAAGTGGCCCCCTTCGGCGGGGTAAAACAGTCAGGACTGGGACGCGAAGGCTCACGCTTTGGCATTGAGGAATATCTGGAGATGAAATATCTCTGCGTGGATCTCACCCCTTCCGCCTGA
- a CDS encoding 4-aminobutyrate--2-oxoglutarate transaminase, translating to MSNSELNQRRLAATPRGVGVMCDFFADKAENATLWDVEGREYTDFAAGIAVLNTGHRHPKLLAAVRAQLEKFTHTAYQIVPYGSYVTLAERLNALAPIAGPAKTAFFTTGAEAVENAVKIARAYTKRPGVIAFGSAFHGRTLLTLTLTGKVAPYSNGFGPFPGSIFHALYPNAQHGITVEQSLESIERLLHTDIAADQVAAILLEPVQGEGGFNVAPPEFISGVRQLCDKYGMLLIADEVQTGFARTGKVFAMEYYDDKADLITMAKSLGGGFPISGVVGRAEVMDAPGPGGLGGTYAGNPLAVASALAVLDVIEEEQLCLRAQRLGATLVETLEQAKATNPAIVDIRARGSMVAVEFNDPQTGKPSTDITKKYQQAALEQGLLLLTCGTYGNVIRFLYPLTIPDAQFSKALSILAQVLAK from the coding sequence ATGAGTAACAGCGAATTGAATCAACGTCGTTTGGCCGCCACGCCGCGTGGTGTGGGCGTCATGTGTGATTTTTTTGCCGATAAGGCGGAGAACGCCACCCTGTGGGATGTCGAAGGGCGCGAGTATACCGATTTTGCCGCCGGGATTGCGGTGCTGAATACCGGCCACCGTCACCCGAAATTGCTGGCGGCGGTGCGTGCACAACTGGAGAAATTCACTCACACGGCGTATCAAATCGTCCCGTACGGCAGTTATGTGACGCTGGCGGAGCGCCTGAATGCGCTGGCGCCAATCGCCGGTCCGGCTAAGACGGCTTTCTTCACCACCGGGGCGGAAGCGGTTGAAAATGCGGTAAAAATCGCCCGTGCCTATACCAAACGCCCAGGCGTGATCGCCTTTGGTTCCGCGTTCCACGGCCGCACGCTGTTAACGCTGACGCTGACCGGTAAAGTGGCACCGTATTCCAACGGTTTCGGCCCGTTCCCCGGCTCCATTTTCCATGCCTTGTACCCGAATGCCCAGCACGGCATCACCGTCGAGCAGTCGCTGGAAAGCATTGAGCGCCTGCTGCATACCGATATCGCTGCCGATCAGGTCGCGGCCATTCTGCTGGAGCCGGTGCAGGGCGAGGGCGGTTTTAACGTTGCGCCGCCGGAATTTATCAGCGGAGTACGCCAGTTGTGTGACAAATACGGCATGTTGTTGATCGCCGATGAAGTGCAAACCGGTTTTGCCCGTACCGGTAAAGTGTTTGCGATGGAGTATTACGACGATAAAGCGGATCTTATCACCATGGCGAAAAGCCTGGGCGGCGGTTTCCCGATTTCCGGCGTGGTCGGCCGCGCCGAGGTGATGGATGCGCCAGGCCCCGGCGGACTGGGCGGCACCTACGCCGGTAACCCGCTGGCGGTGGCGTCGGCGCTGGCGGTGCTGGATGTGATCGAAGAAGAGCAACTGTGCCTGCGCGCCCAGCGTCTTGGCGCTACACTGGTGGAAACGCTGGAGCAGGCGAAGGCCACGAATCCGGCGATCGTGGATATCCGTGCCCGCGGCTCGATGGTGGCGGTGGAATTCAATGACCCGCAGACCGGCAAACCGAGTACGGATATCACCAAAAAATACCAGCAGGCGGCGCTGGAACAAGGGCTGCTGCTGTTGACGTGCGGTACGTATGGCAACGTGATTCGTTTTCTGTATCCGCTGACCATTCCGGATGCCCAGTTCAGCAAGGCATTGTCGATCCTGGCCCAGGTTCTGGCGAAGTGA
- a CDS encoding PLP-dependent aminotransferase family protein → MRSLLTDLLLAGLERQQEGTLNKRLYDTIRLAILSGDIAPGRRLPSSRDLAQQLSLSRNTVIAAFEQLLAEGYIETRTGSGSYVTEQLPDTHPPDVRDDTLSPLRPTAQEISRRGMHLLGYAGASARQWGAFMPGIPDIASFPHDLWRRLQTRLSRRLKPEQLSYSPIGGCPELQQALVDYLRVARSVTCTPEQILITEGTHQAMDLLAKMLCNPGDLAWIEDPCYWGMRNVLTINGLRVAPISVDEQGMVPPDDVSPHSVPRLICVTPSHQYPLGAVMSLARRQRLLALAQEHSSWVIEDDYDSEFRFSGSPIPALQGLQTQPPVIYIGTFSKTLYPGLRVSYMVLPPHLARELKTAHAELYRGGHLLTQLTLGQFISEGHYAAHIRRMRLLYARRRALLSELIVQHLGDDYLGYNSNAGLHLILRLPDMIDDVVLAARILQHGVMVKALSSYYLHPTHQRGLLLGYASVDDDEMVQAFEVILRCLRTQETLPG, encoded by the coding sequence TTGCGCTCACTACTGACCGATTTACTGCTTGCCGGGTTGGAACGCCAGCAGGAAGGCACCCTCAACAAGCGGCTGTACGACACAATCCGCCTGGCTATTTTGTCCGGCGACATTGCGCCGGGACGGCGTTTGCCCTCCTCCCGCGATCTGGCGCAGCAGTTATCGCTGTCGCGCAATACCGTGATCGCCGCCTTCGAGCAATTGCTGGCGGAAGGTTATATCGAAACCCGTACCGGCAGCGGCAGTTACGTCACCGAACAGTTACCGGACACCCATCCGCCGGATGTGCGCGACGACACGCTGTCGCCGCTGCGTCCGACCGCGCAGGAGATTTCCCGGCGTGGTATGCACCTGCTGGGCTACGCCGGTGCATCGGCGCGTCAGTGGGGGGCGTTTATGCCCGGTATCCCCGATATCGCCAGCTTTCCACACGACTTATGGCGGCGGTTGCAAACCCGCTTGTCCCGCCGCCTGAAACCGGAACAGCTCTCCTACTCGCCGATCGGCGGTTGTCCGGAACTGCAACAGGCACTGGTGGATTACCTGCGGGTGGCACGCTCGGTGACCTGTACGCCGGAGCAGATACTGATTACCGAAGGGACCCACCAGGCGATGGATTTGCTGGCCAAAATGTTGTGCAACCCCGGCGATCTGGCATGGATTGAAGACCCCTGCTACTGGGGGATGCGCAACGTGCTGACCATCAACGGCCTGCGCGTCGCGCCGATATCGGTGGATGAACAAGGGATGGTGCCGCCGGACGATGTCTCTCCCCATTCGGTGCCGAGATTGATTTGCGTCACGCCGTCGCACCAGTATCCGCTGGGGGCGGTGATGAGTCTGGCGCGCCGCCAGCGGTTGTTGGCGCTGGCGCAGGAGCACAGCAGTTGGGTGATCGAAGACGATTACGACAGCGAGTTTCGCTTTTCCGGCAGCCCGATCCCGGCGTTACAGGGGCTACAGACTCAACCGCCGGTGATTTACATCGGCACCTTCAGCAAAACCCTCTACCCGGGTCTGCGCGTCAGTTATATGGTGCTGCCGCCGCATCTGGCGCGGGAGCTGAAAACGGCGCACGCCGAGCTATACCGGGGCGGTCATCTGCTGACGCAACTGACGCTGGGGCAATTCATCAGCGAAGGCCACTACGCCGCCCACATCCGGCGTATGCGCCTGCTGTACGCACGCCGCCGCGCCCTGCTGAGTGAATTGATTGTGCAACATCTGGGCGATGACTACCTCGGCTACAACAGTAACGCCGGCCTGCACCTGATACTACGGCTGCCCGATATGATCGATGACGTAGTACTGGCCGCGCGAATTCTGCAACACGGCGTGATGGTGAAAGCGCTGTCCAGCTACTACCTGCATCCCACGCATCAACGCGGGCTGCTGCTCGGTTACGCCAGCGTGGATGACGACGAAATGGTACAGGCATTTGAGGTGATTCTTCGCTGTTTACGCACGCAGGAAACACTACCTGGCTGA